In one Paenibacillus sp. JQZ6Y-1 genomic region, the following are encoded:
- a CDS encoding ABC transporter ATP-binding protein, with protein sequence MEKILSVQNLSVSFNTRAGEFKAVKDVNFEIGRGETLGIVGESGSGKSVTAQTIMRLIPSPPSIIKSGDITFLGESLLKKSDKQMETIRGKDIGMIFQDPMTSLNPTIKIGKQITEVLRKHQKLSATEAKKSAIEMLKLVGIKNAEVRFNHYPHQFSGGMRQRAMIAIALACRPALLIADEPTTALDVTIQAQILDLMKDMQQKLGTSIILITHDLGVVAGMCDRVVVMKEGDVVETGTTSEIFKNAQHPYTKRLLGALPRLDEPKKPKLASAIAGLDPTRPLVEVSNLRQHFNLGKGNILKAVNDISFKIYEGETLGVVGESGCGKSTTGRTMLRLYEPTGGSVKFNGTDIFSLSPRKMKAMRKDMQMIFQDPYASLNPRFNVMDIIGESLDIHGLAGSRAERKKRVEELLDMVGLNASHAMRYPHEFSGGQRQRIGIARALAVNPKFIICDEPLSALDVSIQAQVVKLLEDLQQRLGLTYLFIAHDLSMVKHISDRVAVMYMGKIVELAESEELYANPLHPYTKTLLSAIPIPDPEVEVNKRRILLPDEQQAPVESANPGAPKDPFDLDNSELIEVSQGHWVAQPIN encoded by the coding sequence GTGGAGAAAATCTTATCAGTACAAAATTTGAGCGTATCCTTCAATACTCGTGCCGGTGAATTTAAAGCCGTTAAAGATGTCAATTTCGAGATTGGCAGAGGGGAAACGCTGGGTATTGTCGGGGAGTCCGGTAGCGGTAAGAGTGTAACAGCTCAAACAATTATGCGTCTGATTCCTTCTCCGCCTTCTATTATTAAAAGTGGAGACATTACTTTCTTGGGCGAAAGCCTGCTGAAAAAATCCGATAAGCAAATGGAGACAATTCGCGGTAAAGACATCGGTATGATTTTCCAAGATCCGATGACCTCGCTGAATCCAACCATCAAAATCGGTAAACAAATCACAGAAGTGTTGCGCAAGCACCAAAAGCTGTCTGCGACAGAAGCGAAAAAATCAGCGATCGAAATGCTGAAACTGGTCGGCATCAAAAATGCCGAAGTTCGTTTCAATCATTATCCGCACCAATTTTCTGGTGGTATGCGTCAACGTGCCATGATCGCGATTGCACTCGCTTGCCGTCCGGCATTGCTGATTGCCGATGAGCCGACTACAGCACTTGACGTAACGATTCAAGCGCAAATTCTCGATCTGATGAAAGATATGCAGCAAAAGCTGGGTACTTCCATCATTCTGATCACGCATGATCTGGGCGTTGTTGCTGGCATGTGTGACCGCGTCGTTGTTATGAAAGAAGGGGATGTTGTCGAAACAGGCACAACCTCCGAAATCTTCAAAAACGCACAACATCCGTACACCAAACGTCTGCTTGGCGCGTTGCCGCGTCTGGACGAGCCGAAAAAACCGAAGCTGGCTTCTGCCATTGCTGGTCTTGATCCAACTCGTCCACTCGTAGAAGTAAGCAATCTGCGTCAGCATTTTAATCTGGGTAAAGGCAATATCCTCAAAGCTGTTAACGACATCAGCTTCAAAATCTACGAAGGTGAAACACTGGGCGTTGTAGGCGAATCCGGTTGTGGTAAATCCACAACAGGTCGTACGATGCTGCGTCTGTATGAGCCAACGGGAGGAAGCGTTAAATTTAACGGTACAGATATTTTCAGCCTGTCCCCACGTAAGATGAAAGCAATGCGTAAAGATATGCAAATGATCTTCCAAGATCCATACGCATCTCTGAACCCACGCTTTAACGTTATGGACATCATTGGTGAATCGCTGGACATTCATGGTCTGGCAGGCAGCCGTGCTGAACGTAAAAAACGCGTAGAAGAACTGCTGGACATGGTTGGTCTGAACGCTAGCCATGCAATGCGTTACCCGCATGAGTTCTCCGGTGGTCAAAGACAGCGTATCGGTATCGCCCGTGCACTGGCAGTCAATCCAAAATTCATCATCTGTGACGAGCCGTTGTCGGCACTGGACGTTTCGATCCAGGCACAGGTTGTGAAATTGCTGGAAGATCTGCAACAGCGTCTCGGTCTGACATACCTGTTTATCGCGCATGATCTGTCTATGGTAAAACATATCAGTGACCGCGTTGCTGTTATGTACATGGGTAAAATCGTGGAACTGGCAGAAAGTGAAGAACTGTATGCTAACCCACTGCATCCGTACACCAAAACCCTGTTGTCTGCGATTCCGATCCCAGATCCAGAGGTAGAAGTGAACAAACGCAGAATCCTGCTGCCGGATGAGCAACAAGCACCGGTAGAGTCCGCTAATCCGGGCGCTCCGAAAGATCCATTCGACCTCGACAACTCTGAACTAATTGAAGTATCGCAGGGACACTGGGTTGCTCAACCGATCAACTAA
- the bshC gene encoding bacillithiol biosynthesis cysteine-adding enzyme BshC yields MNVVPERLPANQPLAERYINDFASVSSLYNMNVTDPQTWAQRAAWLDQNKHSRIERGALVDCLTTYNLAYNDHEAVRQALHTLRQEDTLTVVGGQQSGLFTGPLLVIYKVVTLILSAREASAKLGRPVIPVFWIAGEDHDWDEVNHTYLPDLHGEAVKIRMEHERGGHSPVSRTEITEAHIQPVLHQFESLLPDSEHKAEWMAELSRCMRQSDNLSDAFARQLGRLFGRFGLILLDSDHPDLRELEKPVFRNIIQHNDDLTKAYVASAEQVRAAGYEEQATVAEDSANLFYIHTDEVYNNERLLLFKRNGLFTDRKGLVTFTREELLDMVEQHPERFSNNVLTRPLMQESLFPVLGTILGTGEIAYWALTRQAFDVLGLQMPPIVPRMSFTMVEEKIQQLMQQFDLTFDDVRQRFEEIRQGWLSEQEDYNLDARFEQLRKQFTELYHPFVQSLSDVDPALLHIADNNQHKIEAQIDYLYRKSVHAVEKQHEVGLRRLDRIAHSLYPFNKPQERTINSYYYIGRYGERWLDQLLAVEPDLNGGHRLIYM; encoded by the coding sequence ATGAATGTAGTTCCGGAGAGGCTACCTGCGAATCAGCCGCTTGCAGAGCGGTATATTAATGATTTTGCATCGGTAAGCAGCTTGTATAATATGAATGTGACTGATCCGCAGACATGGGCGCAGCGTGCCGCCTGGCTGGATCAAAATAAGCACTCCCGGATTGAGCGTGGAGCGTTAGTGGATTGTCTGACAACTTACAATCTTGCCTATAACGATCATGAAGCTGTGCGTCAAGCACTGCATACGCTGCGTCAGGAAGATACGCTAACGGTGGTAGGTGGTCAGCAGAGCGGTCTGTTTACCGGTCCACTGCTGGTTATTTATAAAGTCGTTACACTCATCCTGTCCGCACGTGAAGCTTCGGCGAAGCTAGGACGCCCAGTGATACCGGTGTTCTGGATTGCTGGGGAAGATCATGATTGGGATGAAGTTAATCATACGTATTTGCCCGATCTGCACGGAGAAGCAGTCAAAATTCGCATGGAGCATGAACGCGGTGGTCATTCACCAGTGAGTCGTACGGAGATTACCGAAGCTCATATTCAGCCAGTGCTGCACCAGTTTGAAAGTCTGTTGCCGGATAGCGAGCATAAAGCAGAATGGATGGCAGAGCTGTCTCGATGTATGCGGCAGTCCGACAATCTGAGCGATGCGTTTGCCCGTCAGCTGGGTCGTTTGTTCGGTCGCTTTGGCTTGATTTTGCTGGATTCGGATCATCCCGATCTGCGTGAGCTAGAAAAACCGGTATTCCGCAACATCATTCAGCACAATGACGATTTGACGAAGGCATATGTGGCATCGGCAGAGCAGGTTCGGGCTGCTGGTTACGAGGAGCAGGCAACCGTTGCTGAGGATAGCGCCAATCTGTTTTATATCCATACCGATGAAGTGTACAATAACGAGCGTTTGTTGTTGTTCAAGCGAAATGGTTTATTTACGGACCGCAAAGGGTTAGTCACCTTTACCCGCGAGGAATTGCTGGATATGGTAGAGCAGCATCCAGAACGCTTTAGCAACAATGTGTTGACGCGTCCGCTGATGCAGGAATCGCTATTTCCAGTGTTGGGTACGATTCTAGGAACAGGCGAGATCGCTTACTGGGCGTTAACGCGTCAGGCGTTTGACGTACTGGGCTTGCAAATGCCACCAATTGTACCGCGCATGTCGTTTACGATGGTGGAGGAAAAGATTCAGCAGCTTATGCAGCAATTTGATCTTACCTTTGACGATGTACGTCAACGGTTTGAAGAGATTCGTCAAGGCTGGCTTAGCGAGCAGGAGGATTACAATCTGGATGCGCGTTTCGAGCAGCTGCGTAAGCAGTTTACTGAGCTGTATCATCCGTTTGTGCAGTCATTATCTGACGTCGATCCGGCGCTTCTGCATATTGCTGACAATAATCAGCATAAAATAGAAGCACAGATCGACTACCTGTATCGTAAAAGTGTTCATGCGGTCGAAAAGCAGCATGAGGTGGGATTGCGTCGGTTGGATCGAATCGCTCATTCCCTTTATCCGTTTAACAAGCCGCAGGAGCGGACGATCAATAGCTACTATTATATTGGACGTTATGGCGAGCGCTGGTTGGACCAACTGCTGGCAGTTGAACCGGATTTGAACGGCGGTCACCGTCTTATTTATATGTAA
- a CDS encoding ABC transporter permease: MVRYIASKFFFMLVSLFILVSLTFFLMKIIPGDPFMSEKAVQPQIKARLMAQYGLDQPIPVQYVRYLGNIVQGDLGISMKYQNQDVTGRIAQTFKPSLQIGIFAIIISIVVGIILGMVAALYHRKLIDHVAMILAILGIAVPSFVLATLIQYLFALKLGWFDVMGFSKPSDFVLPVAALAVQPIAFIARLTRSSMLEVLNSDYIKTAKAKGLNGFTIMTRHVVRNGILPVVTYVGPMTANVITGSVVIEQIFGIGGIGKVFVESITNRDYTMIMGVTIFYGVILMLARFITDILYVLIDPRIKLSGKKGA, encoded by the coding sequence ATGGTTAGATATATCGCCAGCAAATTTTTCTTTATGCTAGTGTCTCTATTTATCCTGGTATCACTGACATTTTTTCTGATGAAAATCATTCCGGGCGATCCGTTCATGTCCGAGAAGGCTGTACAGCCTCAAATTAAAGCGCGCTTGATGGCGCAATACGGACTGGACCAGCCTATTCCGGTACAATACGTTCGTTATCTAGGTAACATTGTTCAAGGTGATCTTGGTATTTCCATGAAATATCAAAATCAGGACGTAACCGGACGCATTGCACAAACATTTAAGCCTTCCCTGCAAATCGGTATTTTTGCGATCATTATTTCGATTGTGGTCGGTATTATACTCGGTATGGTAGCAGCATTGTATCATCGTAAATTGATTGACCATGTAGCCATGATACTCGCGATTCTCGGTATAGCGGTTCCGAGCTTTGTGCTTGCAACGCTTATTCAGTATCTATTTGCCCTTAAACTGGGTTGGTTCGATGTTATGGGCTTTAGTAAGCCAAGCGATTTTGTATTGCCGGTCGCAGCACTTGCTGTTCAACCGATTGCATTTATCGCTCGTCTGACTCGCTCTAGCATGCTCGAGGTACTGAATTCCGATTACATCAAAACAGCCAAAGCCAAAGGTCTGAACGGCTTTACCATCATGACACGTCACGTTGTACGTAACGGTATTTTGCCAGTTGTTACTTATGTTGGACCTATGACAGCGAACGTTATTACAGGTTCGGTCGTTATCGAGCAAATCTTCGGTATCGGCGGTATCGGTAAAGTATTCGTAGAAAGTATTACCAACCGTGACTATACCATGATCATGGGTGTAACGATCTTCTACGGCGTTATTCTGATGTTGGCTCGTTTTATTACAGATATCTTATATGTTCTGATTGATCCTCGTATCAAACTGTCAGGCAAAAAGGGGGCATAA
- a CDS encoding adenosylhomocysteinase yields MTLPSLEKSIVADMALAPEGHRKIEWVASHMPVLNRIKEEFERDLPFKGLKVTICLHLEAKTAYLAKVVQAGGAEVTITGSNPLSTQDDVCAALVEDGITVFAKYNPQPAEYKSLVLHALETRPDLIIDDGGDLITLMHGERPDLLEGIRGGAEETTTGIIRLKALQKEGTLTLPMVAVNDAYCKHLFDNRYGTGQSVFDGIIRTTNLMIAGSTVVVVGYGWCGKGVAMRAKGLGANVIVTEVDAIKAVEAHMDGFHVMPMIEAAKHGNFFITVTGNKSVIVGEHYDVMKDGAIVCNAGHFDVEANKPDLAARAVSITTARKNIEEYKLKDGRRIYLLAEGRLVNLGAADGHPAEIMDMTFALQAVGLRYVNENYEQLGAGVINVPYELDEKVARYRLESVGIGIDSLTDEQKKYLDSWS; encoded by the coding sequence ATGACATTGCCGTCCTTAGAAAAAAGCATCGTAGCGGACATGGCGCTTGCGCCGGAAGGGCACCGCAAAATTGAATGGGTGGCTTCCCATATGCCGGTATTGAACCGGATCAAAGAAGAATTCGAACGAGATCTGCCTTTTAAAGGATTGAAGGTTACAATCTGTCTGCATCTGGAAGCCAAAACGGCGTATCTGGCAAAAGTGGTACAAGCTGGCGGTGCGGAAGTCACAATTACTGGTAGTAACCCACTGTCCACACAGGATGATGTATGTGCTGCTCTGGTGGAAGATGGCATCACTGTATTTGCCAAATACAATCCGCAGCCTGCTGAGTACAAATCGCTCGTTCTGCATGCACTGGAAACACGCCCTGATCTGATCATTGACGATGGTGGTGATCTGATTACGCTGATGCACGGCGAACGTCCTGACTTGCTGGAAGGTATCCGCGGTGGTGCGGAAGAAACGACAACCGGCATTATTCGTCTGAAAGCTCTGCAAAAAGAAGGCACGCTGACCTTGCCGATGGTAGCGGTCAACGACGCATATTGCAAGCATCTGTTTGACAACCGTTATGGTACAGGTCAATCAGTATTCGATGGTATTATTCGTACAACCAATCTGATGATTGCTGGTTCCACTGTTGTCGTTGTAGGCTACGGCTGGTGTGGTAAAGGGGTAGCAATGCGTGCGAAAGGTCTGGGTGCTAACGTAATCGTAACCGAAGTGGATGCGATCAAAGCGGTAGAAGCACATATGGACGGTTTTCATGTGATGCCGATGATTGAAGCAGCCAAACATGGCAACTTCTTTATTACGGTAACTGGGAATAAGAGCGTTATCGTTGGCGAGCACTATGATGTGATGAAAGACGGCGCTATCGTATGTAATGCGGGTCACTTTGATGTTGAAGCGAACAAACCAGATCTGGCGGCACGCGCCGTATCGATCACAACAGCTCGCAAAAATATTGAAGAATACAAGCTGAAAGACGGACGCCGCATTTATTTGCTGGCTGAAGGTCGTTTGGTTAACCTTGGCGCAGCGGACGGTCATCCAGCGGAAATTATGGATATGACATTTGCTCTGCAGGCGGTTGGTCTTCGTTATGTGAATGAGAACTATGAGCAGCTTGGTGCAGGCGTCATCAACGTACCTTACGAGCTGGACGAGAAAGTAGCACGTTATCGTCTGGAAAGCGTCGGTATCGGTATCGACAGCCTGACAGATGAGCAGAAAAAGTATCTGGACAGCTGGTCTTAA
- a CDS encoding ABC transporter permease, whose product MDPTAQQKSVSLFQDAMYRLTRNPVAMISLGTLLVIILMAIIGPHMVAFNYYSNDLMNTNKPPSGEHWFGTDNLGRDMWVRTWMGARISLIVGFSAALIDLLIGVIYGAIMGYAGGRTDEIMNKISEILYSIPYLLIVILLLVVLEPGLPTIIFALAVTGWVTMSWIVRGEIIQLKNRDFILAARSMGAGAGRQLFKHLLPNALGPIIVTVTLSVPSAIFSEAFLSFLGLGVQAPVSSLGSMINDALQGWNLYPWRMWFPAGLICLTMLAFNLLGDGLRDALDPKLKK is encoded by the coding sequence ATTGATCCGACTGCACAGCAGAAGAGTGTCTCCCTGTTCCAGGATGCAATGTATCGTTTGACTCGCAATCCTGTAGCCATGATCAGTTTGGGAACACTGCTGGTTATTATTCTTATGGCAATTATCGGTCCACATATGGTGGCGTTTAACTATTACAGCAATGATTTGATGAATACCAACAAACCGCCTTCAGGTGAGCACTGGTTCGGTACCGATAATCTCGGCCGTGACATGTGGGTTCGTACTTGGATGGGCGCACGTATTTCCCTGATCGTCGGTTTCTCCGCAGCATTGATTGACTTGCTGATCGGTGTCATCTACGGTGCAATTATGGGTTATGCAGGCGGTCGTACCGACGAGATCATGAACAAAATTTCCGAAATTTTGTACTCGATTCCTTACCTGCTGATCGTAATCCTGTTGCTCGTTGTTCTGGAGCCAGGTCTGCCGACAATCATCTTCGCACTCGCCGTAACTGGTTGGGTAACGATGTCTTGGATTGTCCGTGGTGAGATTATCCAATTGAAAAACCGAGATTTCATTCTCGCAGCACGTTCCATGGGTGCAGGTGCAGGACGCCAATTGTTCAAACACCTGTTGCCAAATGCACTGGGACCTATTATCGTAACAGTAACGCTTTCCGTTCCAAGTGCGATCTTCTCCGAGGCTTTCCTGAGCTTCCTCGGTCTAGGTGTACAAGCACCTGTATCGTCGCTCGGTTCTATGATCAATGATGCGCTGCAAGGTTGGAATCTGTATCCTTGGCGTATGTGGTTCCCTGCTGGTCTGATCTGTTTGACTATGCTGGCATTTAACCTGCTGGGTGATGGTCTGCGTGACGCACTGGATCCGAAACTGAAAAAATAA
- the mraZ gene encoding division/cell wall cluster transcriptional repressor MraZ, translated as MFMGEFQHNIDDKGRIIIPAKFRELLGQSFVMTRGLDHCLFIYPLEEWSLLEQKLKSLSLMKADARAFTRFFFSGAAEGEWDKQGRVNVPGNLRQYAQLDKECTIIGVSNRVEIWSRSVWEQYYNESEQSFNEIAEKLVDFDLDL; from the coding sequence ATGTTCATGGGAGAATTTCAGCATAACATTGACGATAAGGGACGGATTATTATTCCTGCCAAATTTCGCGAACTTCTCGGCCAATCGTTTGTAATGACCCGCGGTCTGGACCATTGCCTTTTCATCTATCCACTAGAGGAGTGGTCTCTTCTTGAACAAAAGCTCAAATCGCTGTCTTTGATGAAGGCGGATGCACGCGCATTTACACGGTTTTTCTTTTCCGGTGCAGCTGAGGGCGAATGGGATAAGCAGGGCAGAGTGAATGTGCCTGGTAATCTGCGCCAATACGCACAGCTAGACAAGGAATGCACCATTATCGGTGTATCGAATCGTGTGGAGATTTGGAGCCGTTCCGTTTGGGAACAATATTATAACGAATCAGAACAATCATTTAATGAAATTGCCGAAAAGCTGGTTGATTTTGATCTTGATCTGTAA